The Acropora palmata chromosome 3, jaAcrPala1.3, whole genome shotgun sequence nucleotide sequence gaagagaaccaataACAAACTCAAGCCATATATGACGCCTCACTCCGGGAATCGAGCCCCGGGTTACACTGGTCGAGCCATTCCTCCTCTCCACAGTATCAAATGCTCCCCACAGTATCAAATTTGAACTCATTTTCCCTTTCAACCTGCCTTGATGCTGTAGCATATGTCTTCCAACACTGCCACTGTATGTGTAATAAACTATGAGCAACTTGAGACAGAATGTGGCCAAAAACATCACTTTTGGCATCACCTGTCACTCAAAGTGCCCCCCACTCCACATTTCAACTTTCTAAAGATGATTTAAGAGAggagaacagaaaaaaagaaatggctcCAATTTTATTTGGTAGAACCAATTGAGACACCAGAGAATGCAGTTGAGTTGCTTCTTGTTCAAACTAGCTGTTATTACAATTATCAGCGGTTTGACatataaacgaggctaatgagtcattttccattgtattgaccccttagtCTCATCTGAATGTAGctgtcaaaaaaattgtttttcctaGAGGCTCAACTGTGATAGCAGCTATTGACCCTTAAAAAATTGTGGCTAAGTTGTGCAACAGAACCAGTGTTCTCCTTTTCAGGCGGTAACCAGTAAAACTTATCGTCTCTAACATCACTTGTTACCGCTTGAAATGAgctggaattgttgaaaattcaattcGTAAAATAATCGTGTACGTTCGTTTTACCAAACTTTGATCCTTGTATTCATAAAGACGTAAGGGCAAAACTATCTGTATGAAGTGGACTAAAGTGATGATAAATTTCTATTCCATATAATGCACTGAGCAGACAAATCGAGCACTGATGCCCTCAAGCGCTCGACCAGTTTGAAACACTCTTTTACCTGTTGTGCTGATAAAAGGGAAGAACACTTCAGAACATGACTCCATACAGTTTATTTCTCCTTAAACAGTACTTCCAGGGCAGtttcatcaataataataataataataataataataataataataataataataataattattattattattattattattattattattattgtacctTCTTATTATTTATGTATTATTTGAAACTTCCCTGAGAATTATGAGAGAGTGGAACTCAAACATGTAATCAGGATTCCTGACAAACTTACCCTAGAATGGCTAATGCTTAGGatacaagaaaacaaatcagTCCAATAttccatggtcagacagaAATTTGAATCACAAACCTCCTCGTCATCTCCTCATCAGAAACACTTTCCTCACTTTCCCATTCTTGTGATTTGACCTCTTCCTCCTTGGCTAGCATCTCTTTAAACAATTTCTGACAGACAAATACTATTAATCAACTAACAGTATAAGAGCAAGCAATGACATATTTGAGCAGCAAAGGGCATAGTGTTAAATGGGTAATAAGCCAGCCATAGTTTTAACAACTTGTACCACCACCAACAAAAGTCTTAAATCTAAAAGACTGGGAGAAATGGTATTTCAGCTAAACTTTGAAATGCCTAGAATTTCAATTGCCTATCATCTAGTAACCTTATATCATTaactacaataaaaaaaagtgtcacTTGCAGTATTTATGCCAGCACCAATGCTAAAATTAACAGGATTGATTGAAATTAAAGGATTGATTTGAGTGAAAAATACTGAAAGTCAACTCACTTCTACTGCTGGGTTAAACTTCTTAAATGACATCCTTCCACACTGATAAAGATCTTCACAATTTACGTAACTGGCTTCAAACTCTATGCAACttcaagtaaacaaaaataaagcaacaaataaggctgAGTTACATCTCATGTCAAATACACATGGAGAGATATCTGTGCAGCACCTCACTAAAGTGTATGTAGCAGACTTCTTTGGTAATACAAGGAGAAGTATATGAGTGAGGGGATGCTCAAGGAATAACTAAACAAGTGAAGTcaaatctttttttgttctttgaatAACAAGTTTTCAGGTCAGTCCCTAAATCCTATTCTAGAAACAATTATTGATCAACAAATATTTGAAGGTTAAGTTGAGTACAAGCCATGAAGATATAAATGGTTAAAGCTTATCCTGGTTTCTGTCACAcaaaatcaactgaaattGTAGCTACCTCCCCTATAAGAAGCTAGTAATATAACATACCCAAATGATACACCCTGTACTTAACAGATGGAAGATATAGTGACTGCTATGGAATACACCGTATCTGAATCCTGCTTGACATTTCAGTAAACATCAAGGCAATCTTTGTTGCTAGCACTCAGTCCTAGTGTCTAAGACGTcattttaacaattttcatttctccTGCATCCATTCGGGGACTGGAATAACTTGCTCTAAAAGTTGAGGAGTCACAATCTGTGTAGCCTCCATGGCAAGCGTTTCCGTTCGGTTTCGGAGCAAAGAAAGACCGAGGAATGGGATTCTCAGTTTTGACCGCgcgagaaatgaaacaagagccaaaaaatgaaagtgggGGGAGGGCGAGGGGAAGGAAGGAAACGCTGCGTTTCCTTCCTTTCTTCCCCACCCCTCCTGGCTCTTTTACTTGCGTCATTTTTCGCGCGGTCTTTGACTCTTGTTCCTCGTTCTTTGTTCCTAAACCGCACAgaaacgcttgctacgcaggctaCAATCTGTGATATCATTCAGATCCAAACTACGCAAGGTCTTCTACGACAGTCTCTTATTTCTTGATGCGTTCCGTAACTTGAATTGATTAATTTAGCTGGATGAAGCCGcttgttatttttcagctGGACAGCAAGCATTGGAAAAATTCGAAACTAGCCACACGAATAAGTAAGCAAACAACATTTCGGCTCCACTCATTTGTGCGGGTCCGAATTTAATTACGGTTAATTCGAATTCTGGTCATTTCTCGACGGCTTAAGCTACATTACTGAATTAAATTTATACGTTCAACGAACACTACTTTTTCTCCGGTTGAGGttcggcggccatgttgggcTACTAATCAAGTCCAAGTCCTTCGCGTCCAAAGTATTTGTCAGCCACAGGTAAACCAGACCGTTTTCACGAACCAAGCCACTCACAACTCTCGCAATATTTTAGCGTGGGATGCGTAGGCAGACCACGACAGCACGTAATAATTGCGGGCCAGTTTCGTCGTCATGGATTGTAGTCTCATATGGTAATTAGCCACGTGCCTTTGCTTGTcactgaagttaagccctgttggccGCGGTTACTACTCGGATGGGTGACCTTCTGTGAAATCAGTGTTGTGAGCGTTTTTTCTAGTCGTCTGTTTCGGTTTTATTCCGGTACTTTAAGGCGCCAATGTGAGACCAGAATTGCCAAACAGTGCAGCTAGCTGATCAGCCACAGTTCCTCTTTCTAAACCACCTCATTTGAcggagaaaacctttttaaTAAGTAACGATTTCATTCTCACAGCGCCGTGACATGTGAAGTATTTGaatgattgaaaagaaattgattTGTTTCGTTCATTGCTTTAGTTTCGTGCTTTCAACTCTGAATAATTAACATTCCAGTCGAGTGTGTCAAGCTTCGTAATCTTTGTATTTGTCCtaacgaaaagaaaactatattttttgcattttgaacgCTTGAGTGTTTTAACTCAAATTTGCATAGTTTGACGTTCGTATCGGGATCAGACAGCGCAACATTCACACGCATTTCAGCAATTTGAGAGAGACAAGTAAACTATAACAGAGGTATCAAGTTGATTGGTATTTTTGGATGGTgtcaaatgactttttttttttacctattGTCCACCGCACGCACTTCACGCGGCTCAAATAACCTCAAAGTGAAAGTGCCGAATATTTTTTCGATTATGGTTTGATCAGCACATTCGCATCGAATGCATCACTGGTGGCGAGGAGACTGGTTAATCATCGTGTGTTTGGCTACCCGCATAACCAGTCAAAGTTTGCGGCCAATTACACATACCATGTTGACATCTCGAGGCACTTTGTGTACTTTGAAGTCAATTATGCGCGCGTGACCCCACGCCAAAGGTCAAGTTTCCAGATAAGTGATTGGCTAGTTTGGCAGCTACGTGATTCCAGTTTTCTTTCACGTGGAAGTGAATTTATGGGAATCAAGTGCAAGGTCGAAAAGTTGCTGGCTCGAGCAAACAAGCTACCGTAGGAGATTCTGGAGTCTTCAAAATACAGTGGACGACGTTGAAGAACACCTAATGTCACTTGTTGCTGTCAACATCAAATACAACGTCCAAACAAAGAACATCACATAAATTGGCCCTTTTTTTGACTCAACcacttttgtaattttgagTTCCAGTTCCACTCTTCAAAGTACACTAGACCACGTTCAATACATGAAGAATAAAATTACGCTTAAAGATCAACATCAACTACGATGT carries:
- the LOC141877536 gene encoding uncharacterized protein LOC141877536 isoform X2, with the translated sequence MSFKKFNPAVEKLFKEMLAKEEEVKSQEWESEESVSDEEMTRSTTGKRVFQTGRALEGISARFVCSVHYME